One segment of Triticum aestivum cultivar Chinese Spring chromosome 2A, IWGSC CS RefSeq v2.1, whole genome shotgun sequence DNA contains the following:
- the LOC123184782 gene encoding GDSL esterase/lipase At2g23540, with product MGRMASAAAAAVAIVAVLCAAGVVRVRGEDTVDEDTPGASFIFGDSLVDAGNNNYLSTLSKADMNPNGIDFAASGGTPTGRFTNGRTIADIIGEMLGQADYSPPFLAPNTTGGALLNGVNYASGGAGILNGTGRVFVNRIGMDVQVDYFNITRRELDGLLGKEKAREFIHKKAIFSITVGSNDFLNNYLMPVLSAGTRVAESPDGFIDDLIIHLREQLTRLHALGARKFVVANVGPLGCIPYQKTLNRVKDDECVKLPNTLAAQYNGRLRDLLIELNGNGGGGLPGGRFLLANVYDLVMELIANHRKYGFSTASVACCGNGGRYAGIVPCGPTSSMCDDRENHVFWDPYHPSEKANVLLAKYIVDGDSKYISPMNLRKLFKL from the exons ATGGGGAGaatggcttcggcggcggcggcggcggtggccatcGTGGCGGTGCTGTGCGCGGCGGGGGTGGTGAGGGTGAGAGGGGAGGACACCGTGGACGAGGACACGCCAGGGGCGTCCTTCATCTTCGGCGACTCGCTGGTCGACGCCGGGAACAACAACTACCTCTCCACGCTCTCCAAGGCCGACATGAACCCCAACGGCATCGACTTCGCCGCCTCCGGCGGGACGCCCACCGGCCGCTTCACCAACGGCCGGACCATCGCCGACATCATAG GGGAGATGCTGGGCCAGGCGGACTACTCGCCGCCGTTCCTGGCGCCGAACACGACGGGCGGCGCGCTGCTGAACGGCGTGAACTACGCGTCCGGCGGGGCGGGGATCCTGAACGGGACGGGGCGGGTGTTCGTGAACCGGATCGGCATGGACGTGCAGGTGGACTACTTCAACATCACGCGGCGGGAGCTGGACGGGCTGCTGGGCAAGGAGAAGGCGCGGGAGTTCATCCACAAGAAGGCCATCTTCTCCATCACCGTCGGCTCCAACGACTTCCTCAACAACTACCTGATGCCGGTGCTGTCCGCCGGCACGCGCGTGGCCGAGTCGCCCGACGGCTTCATCGACGACCTCATCATCCACCTCCGGGAGCAGCTCACGCGGCTGCACGCGCTGGGCGCGCGCAAGTTCGTGGTGGCCAACGTGGGGCCGCTGGGGTGCATCCCGTACCAGAAGACGCTGAACCGGGTCAAGGACGACGAGTGCGTGAAGCTGCCCAACACGCTCGCCGCGCAGTACAACGGGCGACTCCGCGACCTCCTCATCGAGCTcaacggcaacggcggcggcggcctgccgGGGGGCAGGTTCCTGCTGGCCAACGTGTACGACCTGGTGATGGAGCTCATCGCCAACCACAGGAAGTACGGCTTCTCGACGGCGAGCGTCGCCTGCTGCGGCAACGGCGGCAGGTACGCCGGGATCGTGCCGTGCGGGCCGACGTCCAGCATGTGCGACGACCGGGAGAACCACGTGTTCTGGGACCCGTATCATCCCAGCGAGAAGGCCAACGTGCTGCTCGCCAAGTACATCGTCGACGGCGACAGCAAGTACATCTCCCCCATGAACCTCAGGAAGCTCTTCAAGCTCTAG